The following are from one region of the Nostoc cf. commune SO-36 genome:
- a CDS encoding CHASE2 domain-containing protein, whose product MNQLLGKRFVKLIFGLKQSLSRGHRELVTAASVAICILFLHSIGLLQSLELPALDQFFRLRPNEPPEQRITIVVIDETYLDEVGSWPIPDAKIAQLLQKLNVHKPRAIGLDIYRNLSVEPGNQELRNTYKSIPNLIGIELLANDKNKNLSVLPPLGLNQNQVGFNNVLYDIDGKVRRSLLYWHVKNQVHESFALKLALLYLKPKGITPAKAKSNPEYLQLGKATFARFEANDGAYVDADARGYQILTNFPKLQCQSLSREFCSFTQVSIKDVLTGKVKENLIKDRIILIGSTAPSLQDFVFIPYSSSVMGTAKPVPGIELQAYFISELISAAVDGRPLLKVWSDLVEYLWIFVWSYLGAMMTWRIQNPTRSLLGILVSCFVLTLSAYFAFLYGWWIPLIPSLLSFGTSAVWMTSHIAHMQQEWKRSKEFLYHVINTIPDPIFVKNELHQWIVLNEAYCRFIGYPNKLLIEKSDYDFFPKHEADVFRQQDDLVFRTQQSQEHEEEFTNADGQTYKIATKRSLHKDSAGNFFLVGVIRDITQRKLMEEQLKRTAAELFRSNNELKLKEDHLRYLAYHDPLTGLSNRKFFAEQLNESLHWAQHNNLLLGLLFIDLDGFKQVNDTLGHETGDRLLMTVAGRLSNSLRASDTVSRLGGDEFTIILRAIPNVQIAAKVAEKILSSITKPIVLDGYAIRVSASIGISVYPYNSQDSETLMKQADAAMYRAKRLGKNRYEFA is encoded by the coding sequence ATGAATCAGCTGCTAGGCAAGCGTTTTGTGAAGTTAATCTTTGGACTAAAACAATCGCTTAGTCGAGGACACAGAGAATTGGTTACTGCCGCCAGCGTTGCAATCTGCATTCTGTTTTTGCACTCCATTGGACTATTGCAATCTTTGGAGTTGCCAGCTTTGGATCAATTTTTTCGCTTACGTCCAAATGAACCGCCAGAACAGCGTATTACGATCGTAGTAATTGATGAGACTTATTTAGACGAAGTAGGTTCATGGCCGATTCCAGATGCGAAGATTGCTCAGTTGTTGCAAAAGTTAAATGTCCACAAACCCCGTGCTATTGGCTTAGATATCTACAGAAATTTATCAGTAGAGCCGGGTAATCAAGAACTCCGTAATACTTATAAGTCAATACCCAACCTAATTGGTATTGAACTACTAGCTAATGATAAAAACAAAAACCTTAGTGTTTTGCCTCCACTGGGACTGAACCAGAATCAAGTGGGCTTTAACAACGTGCTGTATGATATTGACGGTAAAGTACGTCGCAGTTTGTTGTACTGGCACGTTAAAAATCAAGTACACGAAAGTTTTGCCCTGAAGCTGGCTTTATTGTATTTAAAGCCAAAGGGGATTACTCCCGCTAAAGCAAAAAGCAACCCTGAGTATTTGCAATTGGGTAAGGCAACATTTGCTCGTTTTGAGGCTAATGATGGTGCTTATGTAGACGCTGATGCTAGAGGCTACCAAATTTTAACCAATTTTCCCAAACTCCAATGTCAAAGTTTATCTAGAGAATTTTGTAGTTTTACTCAGGTATCGATAAAAGATGTATTGACAGGTAAAGTTAAAGAAAACTTGATCAAAGATCGGATTATACTTATTGGCTCTACTGCACCCAGTCTCCAAGATTTTGTATTTATTCCCTACTCCAGCAGTGTAATGGGTACGGCAAAGCCTGTACCTGGTATTGAACTGCAAGCTTATTTTATTAGTGAGTTAATCTCTGCTGCTGTTGATGGACGACCATTACTCAAAGTCTGGTCTGACTTGGTGGAATACTTGTGGATTTTTGTCTGGTCTTATTTGGGAGCCATGATGACATGGCGAATACAAAATCCAACTAGGAGCCTTCTCGGTATTCTAGTTTCTTGCTTTGTATTAACCCTGAGTGCATACTTTGCTTTCTTATACGGTTGGTGGATACCACTTATTCCCTCACTGTTGAGCTTTGGCACTTCAGCTGTTTGGATGACCAGTCATATTGCCCACATGCAGCAAGAGTGGAAACGTTCTAAGGAATTTTTGTATCACGTAATCAACACGATTCCTGATCCCATTTTTGTGAAAAATGAACTGCATCAGTGGATTGTTTTAAATGAGGCGTATTGTCGATTTATCGGTTATCCGAATAAGCTTTTAATTGAAAAGTCAGACTATGACTTTTTCCCTAAACACGAAGCTGATGTGTTTCGCCAACAGGATGATCTGGTTTTTCGGACTCAGCAATCCCAGGAACATGAAGAAGAATTTACAAATGCCGATGGACAGACTTATAAAATTGCCACTAAGCGATCGCTCCATAAAGACTCAGCTGGCAATTTCTTTTTAGTTGGCGTTATCCGAGATATTACTCAGCGAAAGCTGATGGAAGAACAGCTTAAGCGTACTGCTGCTGAACTATTCCGTTCTAACAATGAATTAAAACTCAAAGAAGACCACTTGCGTTATTTAGCGTATCACGATCCCTTGACGGGTTTATCCAATCGCAAATTTTTTGCTGAACAACTTAACGAGTCGTTACATTGGGCGCAACACAATAATTTGTTACTGGGACTGCTGTTTATTGATCTAGATGGCTTTAAACAAGTCAATGATACTCTAGGGCACGAGACGGGCGATCGCTTGCTAATGACTGTCGCTGGAAGACTCAGCAACTCTTTACGCGCTAGTGACACAGTTTCTCGTTTAGGTGGCGATGAATTTACCATAATTTTACGGGCAATTCCTAATGTCCAAATAGCTGCTAAAGTAGCCGAGAAAATTTTAAGCAGTATTACCAAGCCAATTGTTTTGGATGGCTATGCAATTCGAGTCTCTGCCAGTATTGGCATTAGTGTTTATCCTTACAACAGTCAAGACAGTGAAACTTTGATGAAACAAGCAGATGCAGCAATGTACCGCGCCAAGCGCCTGGGTAAAAATCGCTACGAGTTTGCTTAA
- the btpA gene encoding photosystem I biogenesis protein BtpA, producing the protein MDLYQIFKTRSPIIGVVHLLPLPTSPRWGGSLKAVIDRAEQEAAALASGGVDGLIVENFFDAPFTKNQVDPVVVSAMTIVVQRIQNLVTLPIGLNVLRNDAKSAMAIASCVHAQFIRVNVLTGVMATDQGLIEGEAHQLLRYRRELGCDVKILADVLVKHARPLSSPNLTVAVKDTIERGLADGVILSGWATGSPPNLEDLELACGAANGTPVFIGSGANWENIDTLMQAADGVIVSSSLKRHGRIEQPIDPIRVSQFVEAAHRNWNSKGESKSAEQVKLHS; encoded by the coding sequence GTGGACTTATATCAGATATTTAAAACTCGCTCACCAATTATTGGCGTGGTTCACCTGCTACCACTGCCTACCTCACCCCGTTGGGGAGGTAGTTTAAAAGCGGTGATTGATCGTGCCGAACAAGAAGCCGCAGCCTTAGCAAGTGGAGGGGTTGATGGTCTGATTGTCGAGAATTTTTTCGACGCGCCGTTTACCAAAAACCAAGTCGATCCAGTGGTTGTGAGTGCCATGACCATTGTGGTGCAGCGGATACAGAATTTGGTGACTTTGCCTATAGGGTTAAATGTTTTGCGAAACGACGCCAAAAGCGCAATGGCGATCGCTAGCTGTGTACACGCGCAATTTATCCGCGTCAACGTCCTCACAGGCGTGATGGCAACCGACCAAGGATTAATTGAGGGAGAAGCCCATCAACTACTCCGCTATCGACGGGAGTTGGGTTGTGATGTTAAAATCCTGGCCGATGTGTTGGTGAAACACGCCCGTCCTTTGAGTTCTCCAAATCTCACAGTTGCCGTGAAAGACACCATTGAAAGGGGTTTAGCAGACGGAGTAATTTTGTCAGGCTGGGCTACTGGTAGTCCTCCTAACTTAGAAGATTTAGAACTAGCTTGTGGTGCAGCAAATGGCACACCAGTATTTATCGGTAGTGGGGCCAATTGGGAAAATATTGATACATTGATGCAAGCAGCAGATGGTGTAATAGTTTCCAGTTCCCTGAAACGTCACGGACGCATTGAGCAACCAATTGACCCAATTCGCGTCAGCCAATTTGTGGAAGCTGCCCATCGCAATTGGAACTCCAAAGGTGAAAGCAAATCAGCAGAACAAGTGAAGTTACATTCTTAA
- a CDS encoding BCD family MFS transporter, with translation MASGEVFDTKTKSLSVPRVNLLTMFRLGLFQMGLSMMSILTLGVLNRVMIQEIAIPATLVSVVLALPLFVAPSRVWFGQISDAKPLWGYHRTAYVWVGAAIFAIAAFLAVQVMWQMNLAGNSAGTWVWTTQTIGWTALLALVFAVYGLGICASGTAFAALLVDISEEDNRSKVVGVVWSMLMVGIIVGAIISASLLRQLTPEATVETLQPAINRLFTIVPAIVFGLAIAATFGVEKKYSQYSTRSTLANREDSITLGNAWKILTASPQTGIFFTFLLVMTISLFMQDPILEPYAGQVFKMPLAESTKLNIFYGMGLLIAYGVTGFYIVPRLGKRRTARLGCMLVAFCAILLGISGFTANAAVLKLGLFFFGLAAGFLTTAAISLMLDLTAAEAAGTFIGAWGLAQSLSRGVAVVIGGTVLDIGRKLLPNLELAYGLVFVLEAVGMVVSIWFLNRVNITEFQTSTKQAIASVLESDLD, from the coding sequence ATGGCAAGCGGTGAAGTATTTGATACCAAAACAAAATCCCTATCTGTGCCAAGAGTAAACCTGCTGACCATGTTCCGGCTGGGTTTATTTCAGATGGGGTTGAGCATGATGTCTATTTTGACTCTGGGCGTACTCAACAGAGTCATGATTCAAGAAATAGCAATTCCGGCGACGCTGGTATCAGTAGTCTTAGCACTGCCTTTATTTGTTGCTCCTTCCCGTGTCTGGTTCGGCCAGATTTCTGATGCCAAGCCGTTGTGGGGATATCATCGTACAGCTTATGTTTGGGTGGGCGCGGCAATATTTGCGATCGCAGCATTTTTAGCGGTACAAGTAATGTGGCAGATGAATCTTGCTGGAAATAGTGCAGGTACTTGGGTATGGACAACCCAAACAATCGGCTGGACAGCACTTTTGGCTTTAGTTTTCGCTGTCTACGGTCTAGGAATTTGTGCTAGCGGTACTGCCTTTGCTGCTTTATTAGTGGATATATCTGAAGAAGATAACCGTTCTAAAGTAGTCGGTGTGGTTTGGTCGATGCTAATGGTGGGGATTATTGTTGGGGCGATTATTAGTGCCAGCTTGCTAAGACAGTTAACGCCAGAAGCAACCGTAGAAACCTTGCAGCCAGCAATCAACAGATTGTTTACTATCGTCCCAGCAATTGTATTTGGTTTAGCGATCGCAGCAACATTCGGCGTAGAAAAAAAGTACTCCCAATACTCAACCCGTTCCACATTGGCGAACCGGGAAGACAGCATTACTCTAGGCAACGCTTGGAAAATATTGACAGCTAGCCCACAAACAGGTATATTCTTCACCTTTTTACTGGTGATGACCATCAGTTTGTTTATGCAAGACCCGATTTTGGAACCTTATGCGGGTCAAGTGTTTAAAATGCCCCTAGCGGAAAGTACCAAATTAAATATTTTTTATGGAATGGGTTTACTGATTGCCTACGGTGTTACGGGCTTTTACATTGTCCCGCGTTTGGGTAAGCGCAGAACTGCACGTCTAGGCTGTATGTTGGTGGCATTCTGTGCAATCTTGCTAGGTATATCAGGATTCACAGCTAATGCAGCAGTTCTCAAACTAGGTTTGTTCTTTTTCGGTTTAGCCGCAGGTTTCTTAACAACAGCAGCAATTAGCTTAATGTTGGATCTCACCGCAGCAGAAGCCGCAGGTACGTTTATTGGGGCATGGGGATTAGCGCAGTCTCTTTCTAGAGGTGTGGCGGTGGTAATCGGAGGTACAGTTTTGGATATTGGACGCAAGCTGCTACCTAACCTAGAGTTAGCTTATGGACTGGTATTCGTTCTAGAAGCAGTGGGAATGGTGGTGTCAATTTGGTTTCTGAATCGGGTGAACATTACAGAATTTCAAACAAGTACCAAGCAAGCGATCGCTTCAGTTTTAGAAAGCGATTTAGACTAA
- a CDS encoding vitamin K epoxide reductase family protein: MIRRRSTPWIHKWSRPLIAAIAGCGALITGYLTIEKLTGGSAACVAQAGAKGCNDVLSSPWATVFGQPLALFGFLAYTSMVVFALAPLVLKSGENNSRKQLENWTWFLLLTGAIAMSVFSGYLMYVLTSQIKAICLYCIGSALFSLSLLVLTIIGRTWEDIGQIFFTAIIVGMVTLIGTLGVYAGVNQSDVTPATPGQPTKITFTPKENANPAFGWEITTTSGEAEIALAQHLAKVGAKEYSAYWCPHCHEQKLLFGKEAEEIINNDIKVECAPDGFKAQTELCKAAKIEGFPTWIINGISYSGVQNLEELAKVSGYTGPRNFKYFK, from the coding sequence ATGATTCGCCGCCGTTCTACTCCTTGGATTCATAAATGGTCACGTCCATTGATTGCCGCGATCGCTGGATGTGGTGCCCTGATAACAGGTTATCTCACTATCGAAAAGTTAACGGGAGGCAGTGCTGCTTGTGTGGCACAGGCTGGTGCTAAGGGCTGTAATGATGTGCTTTCTAGCCCTTGGGCAACGGTTTTTGGTCAGCCGTTAGCTTTGTTTGGGTTTTTGGCATACACCAGTATGGTGGTATTTGCTTTGGCTCCCTTGGTCTTGAAATCAGGAGAAAATAATAGCCGCAAACAATTGGAAAATTGGACGTGGTTCCTGCTGCTAACGGGTGCGATCGCTATGTCTGTTTTTAGCGGCTACTTGATGTACGTGCTGACATCTCAAATCAAAGCTATTTGTCTTTACTGTATCGGTTCAGCTTTGTTCTCCCTCAGCCTGTTGGTACTAACGATTATCGGTCGAACTTGGGAGGATATTGGACAAATCTTTTTTACCGCTATCATTGTCGGCATGGTAACGCTGATTGGTACTTTAGGCGTCTATGCTGGCGTGAATCAATCAGATGTTACACCTGCAACTCCTGGACAACCTACAAAAATTACCTTTACTCCCAAAGAAAACGCCAACCCAGCGTTCGGTTGGGAAATTACCACTACTTCTGGTGAGGCAGAAATAGCTTTAGCACAGCATCTGGCAAAGGTAGGCGCAAAGGAATATAGTGCTTACTGGTGTCCTCACTGCCATGAACAAAAGCTGCTTTTTGGTAAAGAAGCTGAGGAAATAATTAATAATGATATTAAAGTAGAGTGCGCTCCCGATGGATTCAAAGCTCAAACAGAACTGTGTAAAGCCGCAAAAATTGAAGGTTTTCCCACTTGGATCATCAATGGTATCAGCTATAGCGGAGTCCAGAACTTAGAGGAACTAGCGAAAGTTTCTGGTTACACAGGGCCTCGGAACTTCAAGTATTTCAAGTAA
- a CDS encoding Rpn family recombination-promoting nuclease/putative transposase, with translation MKRDSIYYQIFKRFPGLLFELVDNPPLQGQNYRFESVEVKETAFRMDGVFLPPEDATSRVIFFAEVQFQKDEALYHRFFTESMMYLNRNRSQYDDWFCVVIFSSRSLEPRDQKTHRIFLNSDQVQRIYLDELGATNQQAIGINLMQLTLASDQVMAEQAKQLIERVKLEETDTLSREEVEAMLGLTLEQTRVYQEAKAEGREQGREEQKAEMLKLTVPLLLKTGMSVEQIAQHLNVDIKAVQIAAQQNT, from the coding sequence GTGAAACGAGACTCCATTTACTATCAAATTTTTAAGCGCTTTCCTGGGTTACTCTTTGAACTAGTTGATAATCCTCCTCTGCAAGGGCAAAACTATCGATTTGAATCAGTTGAAGTCAAAGAAACCGCTTTTCGCATGGATGGTGTGTTTTTACCTCCAGAGGATGCAACATCCAGGGTAATCTTTTTTGCTGAAGTTCAATTCCAAAAGGATGAAGCCCTTTACCATCGGTTCTTTACCGAGTCGATGATGTACCTGAACCGGAATCGTTCTCAGTACGATGACTGGTTTTGTGTGGTAATTTTTTCATCACGCTCTTTGGAACCAAGGGATCAAAAAACTCATCGAATATTTCTCAACAGTGACCAAGTGCAGCGAATCTATTTAGATGAGTTAGGCGCGACTAATCAGCAAGCAATAGGTATCAATTTGATGCAGTTGACTCTAGCATCGGATCAAGTGATGGCAGAGCAAGCAAAGCAATTGATTGAGCGGGTAAAATTAGAGGAAACGGACACATTGAGTAGAGAGGAAGTTGAAGCTATGCTAGGACTGACTTTAGAGCAAACAAGGGTTTATCAGGAAGCGAAAGCCGAGGGTCGAGAACAAGGTCGAGAAGAACAGAAAGCTGAAATGTTGAAACTTACCGTGCCTTTGTTACTAAAAACAGGGATGAGTGTGGAGCAGATTGCTCAACACCTCAATGTTGATATAAAAGCTGTCCAGATTGCCGCACAGCAAAATACATAG
- a CDS encoding aldo/keto reductase codes for MENITLGQNGPSVTPLCIGTWAWGDKLFWNYGDRYGPEQLQEAFTAALEAGITFFDTAEVYGMGLSEKFLGQFLQQTQQPVQIATKFGPLPWRFTAQSVSDALTESLKRLQLERIALYQVHWPFAFFLSQENLMNALADEVKRGRIAAVGVSNYSAEQMRDAHQILAARGVPLAVNQVRYSLLSRQVESKGIIATARELGVTILAYSPLAQGLLTGKYSIDSIETPTGARKIDPRFNKEGLQKIAPVISLLRNFGEKYDRTPAQVALNWLIAQGNVIPIAGVKTAEHVRQNAGALGWKLSDGEVAELELVSRPWL; via the coding sequence GTGGAAAATATCACATTGGGGCAAAATGGCCCATCTGTTACACCCTTGTGCATCGGCACTTGGGCTTGGGGTGATAAACTATTTTGGAATTATGGCGATCGCTATGGCCCAGAACAGTTACAAGAAGCCTTTACCGCAGCCTTAGAAGCTGGTATTACCTTCTTTGATACTGCCGAAGTCTACGGAATGGGACTATCAGAGAAATTTTTGGGACAATTTCTGCAACAGACACAACAACCTGTACAAATTGCCACAAAATTTGGCCCTCTACCGTGGCGATTTACAGCCCAATCCGTCTCTGATGCTTTAACAGAAAGCCTCAAACGCTTGCAATTAGAGCGAATCGCGCTGTATCAAGTGCATTGGCCTTTTGCCTTCTTTTTAAGTCAAGAAAATTTGATGAATGCTCTAGCGGATGAAGTGAAGCGGGGGAGAATTGCCGCAGTTGGTGTAAGTAATTACTCAGCAGAGCAAATGCGAGACGCGCATCAAATATTGGCGGCGCGTGGAGTGCCTTTGGCTGTGAACCAAGTACGCTATTCTTTACTCAGTCGCCAAGTTGAAAGCAAAGGTATTATTGCAACTGCGCGTGAGTTGGGTGTGACTATCTTGGCTTATAGTCCTTTAGCACAAGGATTACTCACTGGAAAGTACAGCATTGATAGTATTGAAACCCCCACTGGTGCCAGGAAAATAGACCCGCGATTTAACAAAGAAGGACTGCAAAAAATTGCCCCAGTTATATCTTTGCTACGCAATTTCGGGGAAAAATACGATCGCACCCCTGCCCAAGTTGCTCTCAATTGGTTAATTGCTCAGGGGAACGTTATTCCCATTGCTGGGGTGAAAACAGCCGAACACGTGCGACAAAATGCTGGTGCTTTGGGCTGGAAATTGAGCGACGGTGAAGTTGCAGAGTTAGAACTAGTTAGTCGTCCTTGGTTGTAG
- a CDS encoding Uma2 family endonuclease yields the protein MFTIPDLEQLQAEHPEWQMELVDGNIVVMGPSDYESEEINAEFARQMGNWVRPQRLGRVTGSSAGFILPTLETENGKEADNEKRNLRAPDVSFVRADRLKISKRDFVELLPDLMVEIKSKSDRIKPLVEKIQLFLQLGSTVGILIDPDKLTLTVYRLNQEPTVLQDNDKLTLPDLLPGWELVVSEIWPPVFE from the coding sequence ATGTTCACTATTCCAGACTTAGAGCAACTACAAGCAGAGCATCCAGAATGGCAGATGGAGCTAGTAGACGGAAATATAGTTGTTATGGGGCCATCAGATTATGAGTCAGAAGAAATAAATGCTGAGTTTGCACGGCAGATGGGTAACTGGGTACGCCCACAGAGACTAGGACGGGTGACTGGTTCTAGCGCGGGTTTCATTTTGCCTACATTAGAAACTGAAAACGGGAAAGAAGCTGATAACGAAAAACGAAATCTTCGCGCTCCCGATGTGTCTTTTGTTCGTGCTGATAGACTGAAAATAAGCAAGCGCGACTTTGTAGAACTCCTACCTGATTTGATGGTAGAAATAAAATCTAAGTCAGACCGGATCAAACCATTGGTAGAAAAGATTCAGCTATTTTTACAACTCGGATCTACAGTTGGTATCTTGATCGATCCTGACAAATTGACACTTACAGTTTATCGACTCAACCAAGAACCAACAGTTTTGCAGGATAACGATAAACTGACACTACCAGACTTGTTACCAGGTTGGGAGTTAGTAGTGTCAGAAATTTGGCCTCCTGTGTTTGAGTAG
- a CDS encoding inositol monophosphatase family protein encodes MNDFWTTILDFAQTTTTRVGKQLIQDFGKVQADQKADGSLVTQADKWADQEIRDAIASTFSGYGILSEESDQSFPGTEWCWVIDPLDGTTNFTRGIPLWTISLGLLYRGTPIFGYVYAPTLNQAFHGFWAGSSGLATPTGAFLNHHPIHTSIDNPSNNHFFNLCSRSTAAMKNGFPCKIRMLGVASYNFLTVATGATLGGIEATPKVWDLAGAWVIVQAAGGTWLSLKSEPFPLSPGEDYSDRSFPTLVVSRPELVPVFQPLLEGVKI; translated from the coding sequence ATGAATGATTTTTGGACAACAATTCTTGATTTTGCCCAAACTACCACTACCAGGGTGGGCAAACAGCTAATACAAGATTTTGGAAAAGTACAGGCTGACCAAAAAGCTGATGGTAGTTTGGTGACGCAAGCAGATAAATGGGCAGATCAGGAAATTAGGGATGCGATCGCTTCTACTTTCTCTGGTTACGGCATTTTGAGCGAAGAAAGCGATCAGTCATTTCCCGGTACTGAGTGGTGCTGGGTAATTGACCCTCTAGATGGTACAACCAACTTCACACGCGGTATTCCTCTCTGGACAATTTCTCTAGGTTTACTGTATCGAGGCACACCCATTTTTGGTTATGTTTACGCACCAACCTTGAATCAAGCTTTTCATGGTTTCTGGGCAGGTTCATCTGGTTTAGCAACTCCAACAGGAGCATTTCTCAACCACCACCCCATCCATACTAGTATTGATAATCCCAGCAACAATCACTTTTTCAACCTCTGTTCTCGTAGTACCGCAGCTATGAAAAACGGCTTTCCCTGTAAAATTCGGATGTTAGGTGTGGCTAGCTATAACTTTTTGACGGTTGCGACTGGAGCAACATTAGGTGGTATTGAGGCGACACCAAAAGTTTGGGATTTAGCGGGGGCTTGGGTAATTGTTCAGGCTGCTGGTGGAACGTGGTTATCGCTTAAATCAGAACCGTTTCCGTTGTCACCGGGAGAAGATTATAGCGATCGCTCTTTTCCCACCCTTGTGGTTAGTCGTCCCGAATTAGTTCCGGTATTTCAGCCTTTACTCGAAGGCGTAAAAATTTAA
- a CDS encoding tetratricopeptide repeat protein gives MADYNQALKINPNLAEAYANRGTACQTQLQLFVR, from the coding sequence ATCGCGGATTACAACCAAGCCCTAAAAATTAATCCTAACTTGGCTGAAGCTTACGCTAATCGAGGAACTGCTTGTCAAACGCAACTTCAACTTTTCGTTCGCTGA
- the rimO gene encoding 30S ribosomal protein S12 methylthiotransferase RimO, with protein MGDKPTIAISHLGCEKNRIDTEHMLGMLVEAGYGVDTNEELADYVIVNTCSFIEAARQESVRTLVELAEANKKIVITGCMAQHFQEQLLEELPEAVAVVGTGDYHKIVNVIERVELGERVKQVSIEPTYIADETTPRYRTTTEGVAYLRVAEGCDYRCAFCIIPHLRGNQRSRTIESIVAEAEQLVSQGVKEIILISQITTNYGLDIYGKPKLAELLRALGKVDIPWIRMHYAYPTGLTPDVIAAIQETPNVLPYLDLPLQHSHPDVLRSMNRPWQGRVNDGIIDRIKTALPTAVLRTTFIVGFPGETEEHFEHLLEFVQRHEFDHVGVFTFSSEEGTPAYKLPNHLPQEVMDERRYQLMEIQQPISQKKNQQEVGKIVDVLIEQENPESGELIGRSGRFSPEVDGLVYVKGQAKLGTIVPIAIHHADTYDLYGQVVNN; from the coding sequence ATGGGTGACAAGCCAACAATTGCTATTTCTCACCTGGGCTGCGAGAAAAACCGAATTGATACAGAACACATGCTGGGAATGCTCGTAGAAGCAGGCTACGGTGTAGATACAAATGAAGAGTTAGCAGATTACGTTATTGTTAATACTTGTAGTTTTATTGAAGCTGCGCGGCAAGAATCTGTCAGAACTTTAGTAGAACTGGCAGAGGCAAATAAAAAGATCGTCATCACTGGCTGTATGGCGCAACACTTCCAAGAACAACTTTTGGAGGAGTTGCCCGAAGCAGTAGCTGTGGTGGGTACAGGCGATTATCACAAAATTGTAAATGTAATTGAGCGTGTTGAACTTGGCGAGCGGGTCAAACAGGTTAGTATTGAGCCAACCTACATTGCCGATGAGACTACACCGCGCTATCGGACTACAACAGAGGGCGTTGCTTACCTCCGAGTTGCCGAAGGTTGTGATTATCGTTGTGCATTTTGTATCATTCCTCATCTTCGAGGGAACCAGCGATCGCGTACTATAGAATCTATAGTCGCCGAAGCGGAGCAGTTAGTTAGTCAAGGGGTAAAAGAGATTATTTTAATTTCTCAAATCACCACTAACTACGGTCTAGATATTTACGGTAAGCCAAAATTAGCCGAATTACTTCGTGCTTTGGGGAAAGTAGATATACCGTGGATCAGAATGCACTATGCTTATCCCACGGGACTGACCCCAGATGTGATCGCGGCGATTCAAGAAACACCCAACGTCTTGCCTTATCTGGATTTGCCCTTGCAGCATTCTCATCCAGATGTTCTCCGCTCCATGAATCGTCCTTGGCAAGGACGCGTAAATGATGGGATTATAGATCGCATCAAAACGGCGCTACCAACAGCCGTATTGCGGACAACATTTATTGTTGGTTTCCCAGGAGAAACTGAAGAGCATTTTGAGCATCTACTAGAGTTTGTTCAACGGCATGAATTTGACCATGTTGGTGTCTTCACCTTTTCCTCTGAGGAAGGAACCCCAGCTTACAAACTCCCAAATCACTTGCCCCAAGAAGTGATGGACGAGCGGCGATACCAACTTATGGAAATCCAGCAACCGATTTCTCAAAAGAAAAATCAACAGGAAGTAGGCAAAATCGTTGATGTCCTGATTGAGCAAGAAAATCCTGAAAGTGGTGAATTAATAGGTCGTTCAGGTAGATTTTCCCCAGAGGTTGATGGTCTGGTATATGTCAAAGGCCAGGCAAAATTAGGAACCATCGTGCCAATAGCGATTCACCACGCTGATACATACGACCTCTATGGTCAGGTAGTCAATAACTAA